Proteins encoded within one genomic window of Formosa agariphila KMM 3901:
- a CDS encoding protein-disulfide reductase DsbD domain-containing protein yields the protein MNKIVLLLVFMIVGSVNAQILEPVKWSTSVTKVSETEYELVATATIDQGWHLYSQTVPEGGPIPTTFTYKGSKDYLKKGNTQEEQGHIIDDPIFEMKIKYFDGEVEFRQRVKVKGDIPFTVNGVVEFMVCDDSRCLPPTEVDLEFIVK from the coding sequence ATGAATAAAATAGTATTACTTCTTGTTTTTATGATTGTCGGTTCTGTAAATGCTCAAATTTTAGAGCCTGTAAAATGGTCGACTTCTGTGACTAAAGTTTCAGAAACTGAATATGAATTGGTGGCTACGGCAACTATAGATCAAGGGTGGCATTTGTATTCTCAAACAGTTCCGGAGGGTGGACCAATTCCTACAACTTTTACTTATAAAGGAAGTAAGGATTATTTGAAAAAAGGAAATACTCAAGAAGAGCAAGGTCATATAATCGACGATCCTATTTTTGAAATGAAAATAAAATATTTCGATGGTGAAGTTGAATTTAGACAACGTGTTAAAGTGAAGGGAGATATACCTTTTACAGTAAATGGTGTTGTAGAATTTATGGTTTGCGATGATTCTAGATGTTTACCACCTACAGAAGTTGATTTAGAATTTATTGTTAAATAG
- a CDS encoding efflux transporter outer membrane subunit, which translates to MISIIKHNLFSKVAVLLFAMLTLQSCFVAKDYERPEFEETPDLYRTDNLPTDSISMADVSWKDLFTDTYLNQYIEEGLENNIDIRMAIQQMAAAESYAKQGKAGYLPTIGVGATATHQELSKNSQFGSLFNGGIDQYELAANLSWEADIWGKIRSAKRASDANYLQSVAAHRAVKTMLVSSIATTYYQLLALDAQLKVTNESIATREKSVETIQALKDAGQVNQVAVDQSIAQFNNASALKIDIETAIFRTENTLNLLLGKSANTIERTELDSQTLETDMKVGVPSVLLRNRPDVMAAEYALRNAFELTNVAKSQFYPSLTLTASGGFQSLDLKDWISANSIFANVIGGLAQPLLNKRSIRTQHEVAIAQQEQALLNFEKSLLTAGNEVSNTLYKYDAEKRKIVFIENQVVALRKAEENSEILLNNGYANYLDLLTARATALNAELSVVDSKLQQLLNVVDLYEALGGGWK; encoded by the coding sequence ATGATATCAATTATAAAACATAACCTATTTAGTAAAGTTGCGGTCTTACTTTTTGCTATGCTAACACTACAAAGCTGTTTTGTTGCAAAAGATTATGAACGACCAGAATTTGAAGAAACACCAGATTTATACAGAACGGATAATCTGCCAACAGATAGTATATCTATGGCAGATGTATCTTGGAAAGACCTGTTTACCGATACCTATCTAAATCAATATATTGAAGAAGGTTTAGAAAACAATATCGATATAAGAATGGCCATTCAGCAAATGGCTGCAGCCGAATCTTATGCAAAACAAGGAAAGGCAGGATATTTACCTACTATAGGCGTAGGCGCTACGGCAACACACCAGGAGTTATCTAAAAACAGCCAATTTGGTTCATTATTTAACGGTGGTATAGATCAATATGAATTAGCTGCAAACCTATCATGGGAAGCAGATATTTGGGGAAAGATTAGAAGTGCTAAACGTGCATCAGACGCGAATTACTTACAATCTGTTGCCGCTCACCGTGCTGTAAAAACCATGCTAGTATCTAGTATTGCTACCACTTACTATCAACTTTTAGCTTTAGATGCGCAATTAAAAGTTACTAACGAATCTATTGCTACACGTGAAAAAAGTGTTGAAACCATACAAGCATTAAAAGATGCTGGACAGGTTAATCAGGTTGCCGTAGACCAAAGTATTGCTCAGTTTAATAATGCAAGTGCATTAAAAATAGATATTGAAACTGCTATTTTTAGAACTGAAAACACTCTGAATTTACTTTTAGGTAAAAGTGCCAACACAATTGAAAGAACAGAATTAGACAGTCAGACTTTAGAAACAGACATGAAAGTTGGTGTACCATCTGTTTTATTAAGAAACCGACCAGACGTTATGGCTGCCGAATATGCTTTAAGAAATGCTTTCGAATTGACAAACGTTGCTAAAAGTCAGTTTTATCCATCTTTAACCTTAACAGCTTCTGGAGGATTCCAAAGTTTAGATTTAAAAGATTGGATTAGCGCCAATTCTATATTCGCCAATGTAATTGGTGGTTTGGCACAGCCTCTTTTAAACAAACGTAGCATAAGAACTCAACATGAAGTTGCGATAGCTCAACAAGAACAAGCACTATTAAATTTCGAAAAATCTTTACTTACAGCAGGAAACGAAGTTTCTAATACCTTGTATAAATACGATGCCGAAAAACGAAAAATTGTATTTATAGAAAATCAAGTTGTCGCTCTTAGAAAAGCTGAAGAAAACTCTGAAATTCTATTAAATAATGGATATGCTAATTATTTAGATTTACTAACTGCAAGAGCTACAGCTTTAAATGCCGAGCTTAGTGTGGTAGATAGTAAATTACAACAATTATTAAATGTAGTCGATTTATACGAAGCCCTTGGTGGTGGATGGAAATAG
- a CDS encoding M28 family metallopeptidase, whose amino-acid sequence MNNKHYNKKQMPLHFILAFSSLFFVAACANTNSNTVEQHPNSLLDSTLVRKYANTITTTDLKQHLEIYASDDFEGRATGTPGQKKAANYIKAFYIKEQISSPIEDTIYYQHVPASYLPENIEDSENVLAYIKGSEKPEEIIVISAHLDHVGVIKGEIYNGADDDGSGTVAIMEIAQAFKQAALNGEGPKRSILFLHVTGEELGLYGSRYYSEHPVFPLKNTIANLNIDMIGRVDDKHKDNPDYIYLIGSDRLSDDLHEVSEKTNDTYFNLELDYTYNALDDKNRYYFRSDHYNFAKHNVPVIFYFNGTHADYHKATDTVDKINFPMLQKRAQLVFATAWQLANQEHRPALNDDVKLED is encoded by the coding sequence ATGAACAATAAACATTATAATAAAAAACAGATGCCTTTACATTTTATTTTAGCCTTTTCTTCCTTATTTTTTGTTGCTGCTTGTGCAAATACAAATTCTAATACCGTAGAACAACATCCTAATTCGTTATTAGATTCTACTTTAGTTAGAAAATATGCTAACACAATTACAACTACAGATCTTAAACAGCATTTAGAAATTTATGCTTCAGATGATTTTGAAGGAAGAGCCACAGGTACTCCAGGACAAAAGAAAGCTGCAAATTATATCAAGGCGTTTTATATTAAGGAGCAAATCTCTTCTCCTATAGAGGACACCATATATTATCAGCATGTGCCTGCCTCCTATTTACCTGAAAACATCGAAGACTCAGAAAATGTACTCGCTTATATAAAAGGGTCTGAAAAACCAGAAGAAATTATTGTAATTTCTGCACATTTAGATCACGTTGGAGTTATTAAAGGTGAAATTTATAACGGTGCTGATGACGATGGTTCTGGAACAGTTGCTATTATGGAAATAGCACAAGCTTTTAAACAAGCTGCTTTGAATGGTGAAGGACCAAAACGTAGTATTTTATTTTTACATGTTACAGGAGAAGAATTAGGATTATACGGTTCACGATATTATTCTGAGCACCCTGTATTTCCTTTAAAAAATACCATTGCTAATTTAAATATTGATATGATAGGACGTGTAGACGATAAGCACAAAGACAACCCTGATTATATTTATTTAATTGGATCTGACCGTTTGAGTGACGACCTACATGAAGTATCTGAAAAAACAAACGATACTTATTTCAACCTAGAATTAGACTATACGTATAATGCTTTAGACGATAAAAACCGTTACTATTTTAGATCAGACCACTATAATTTTGCGAAGCACAACGTTCCTGTAATTTTCTATTTTAATGGTACTCATGCGGATTATCATAAAGCTACAGATACCGTAGATAAAATTAATTTCCCTATGCTACAAAAACGAGCTCAGCTTGTTTTTGCTACAGCATGGCAATTGGCTAATCAAGAGCATCGTCCTGCATTAAATGACGATGTCAAACTAGAAGACTAA